From the Streptomyces pluripotens genome, one window contains:
- a CDS encoding response regulator yields MTTVLIVDDQPLQRYGFRMLLDSVPETEVVGEAAQGTEAVRKAAGLRPDVVLMDVRMPGMDGIEATRRIVAAGDRSRVLVLTTFDLDEYVYAALRAGASGFLLKDARPEELLAGIRAVAAGDAVIAPALTRRLLHEFARLVPADVDGSAADPRLASLTDRERQILVAIGKGWSNGEIATRFVLSESTVKTHVGRVLSKIGARDRIQAVIFAYDHGLARPQAG; encoded by the coding sequence GTGACCACCGTGCTCATCGTGGACGACCAGCCGCTTCAGAGGTACGGCTTCCGCATGCTCCTCGACTCCGTACCCGAGACGGAGGTGGTCGGCGAGGCCGCGCAGGGAACCGAGGCCGTCCGCAAGGCTGCCGGACTCCGCCCCGACGTCGTCCTCATGGACGTACGCATGCCGGGCATGGACGGCATCGAGGCCACCCGCCGCATCGTCGCCGCCGGCGACCGTTCCAGGGTCCTGGTCCTGACCACCTTCGACCTCGACGAGTACGTCTATGCGGCCCTGCGCGCCGGGGCCAGCGGCTTCCTCCTCAAGGACGCCCGTCCCGAGGAACTCCTCGCGGGTATCCGTGCCGTGGCTGCCGGCGACGCGGTGATCGCCCCCGCCCTCACCCGTCGCCTGCTGCACGAATTCGCCCGGCTCGTGCCCGCCGACGTCGACGGCTCTGCCGCGGATCCGAGACTGGCGTCCCTCACCGACCGCGAACGCCAAATCCTCGTCGCCATCGGCAAGGGCTGGTCCAACGGCGAGATCGCCACCCGCTTCGTGCTGTCGGAATCCACGGTGAAGACCCATGTCGGCCGCGTCCTGTCCAAGATCGGAGCACGTGACCGCATCCAGGCGGTGATCTTCGCCTACGACCACGGCCTGGCCCGGCCGCAGGCGGGTTGA
- a CDS encoding rhomboid-like protein produces the protein MRINRGARAVWRYICSAPGTYVWLLVLFVTTVALHHMSPQFEQHFLRQRSTNIHELSRTPVRVLVASAMWIDGGHWVPYAFLYTVFHAPAERWLGTARWLAVCALAHVLASLISELGLLLAIQDGIAPPSAVNTLDIGVSYALAGVVAVLTYRIASPWRYGYLLVVLANFGLPLASGPTFTDFGHFVSVLIGLACYPLTRGRGKAWNPKETLAALRG, from the coding sequence ATGCGAATCAACCGGGGCGCGCGCGCTGTGTGGAGGTACATCTGCAGTGCCCCCGGCACGTACGTGTGGCTGTTGGTCCTTTTCGTCACGACCGTCGCCCTGCACCACATGTCGCCGCAGTTCGAGCAGCACTTTCTGCGGCAGCGGTCGACCAACATCCACGAGCTGTCGCGCACCCCGGTACGCGTGTTGGTGGCGAGTGCCATGTGGATCGACGGCGGACACTGGGTGCCGTACGCCTTCCTGTACACGGTGTTCCACGCGCCGGCCGAGCGCTGGCTGGGCACGGCCCGCTGGCTGGCGGTGTGCGCGCTCGCGCACGTCCTGGCCTCGCTGATCAGCGAACTGGGCCTGTTGCTGGCGATCCAGGACGGCATCGCCCCGCCTTCGGCGGTCAACACCCTGGACATCGGGGTGAGTTACGCGCTGGCCGGGGTCGTGGCGGTGCTCACCTACCGGATCGCCTCACCCTGGCGGTACGGGTACCTGCTCGTGGTGCTGGCCAACTTCGGGCTTCCGCTGGCGTCCGGGCCGACCTTCACCGACTTCGGGCACTTTGTCTCCGTGCTGATCGGACTGGCCTGCTATCCGCTGACCAGAGGGCGCGGAAAAGCATGGAATCCGAAGGAGACACTGGCCGCCCTGAGGGGTTAG
- a CDS encoding NAD(P)/FAD-dependent oxidoreductase: protein MSSSASSAVNGGVSFWFADDGLPVVREPLSGDASADVVIVGGGYTGLWTAYYLKKAAPFLRITVLEQKFCGYGASGRNGGWLYNGVAGRDRYAKLHGHEAAVRLQRAMNDTVAEVITVAGAEGIEADVHRGGVLEVATTPAQLARLRAFHEHELAYGEKDRELYGARETAERIRIADAVGSAWTPHGARLHPVKLVKGLAGVVEGLGVTVHESTPVTEIRPKHAVTPYGTVRAPYVLRCTEGFTASLKGQKRTWLPMNSSMIATEPLTGEQWAGIGWDGRETLGDMAHAYMYAQRTVDGRIALGGRGVPYRFGSRTDNDGRTQEATIEALREILTRFFPSLAGLRVEYAWSGVLGVPRDWCATVTLDRSTGLGWAGGYVGSGVATANLAARTLRDLVQQDSGQGGRTELTDLPWVNHKVRKWEPEPWRWLGVQGLYATYRAADQRERLRPGMESSRLARAADRVAGRH, encoded by the coding sequence ATGAGCAGCTCAGCGAGCAGTGCCGTCAACGGCGGTGTCTCCTTCTGGTTCGCGGACGACGGTCTGCCGGTGGTGCGGGAGCCGCTGTCCGGGGACGCGTCGGCGGACGTGGTGATCGTCGGCGGCGGATACACGGGCCTGTGGACCGCGTACTACCTGAAGAAGGCGGCCCCCTTCCTCCGCATCACGGTCCTGGAGCAGAAGTTCTGCGGGTACGGTGCCTCCGGCCGCAACGGCGGCTGGCTCTACAACGGCGTCGCGGGCCGTGACCGGTACGCGAAACTGCACGGCCACGAGGCAGCCGTACGCCTGCAGCGGGCGATGAACGACACCGTGGCCGAGGTGATCACCGTGGCCGGGGCGGAGGGCATCGAGGCCGACGTGCACCGCGGGGGCGTTCTCGAAGTGGCGACCACTCCCGCCCAGCTGGCCCGGCTGCGGGCCTTCCACGAGCACGAGCTGGCGTACGGCGAGAAGGACCGGGAGCTGTACGGAGCCCGGGAGACGGCGGAACGGATCAGGATCGCCGACGCCGTCGGTTCGGCCTGGACCCCGCACGGGGCCCGGCTGCACCCGGTGAAGCTGGTGAAGGGGCTCGCGGGTGTCGTGGAGGGGCTCGGAGTGACCGTCCACGAGTCGACGCCGGTGACGGAGATCCGGCCCAAGCACGCCGTCACCCCGTACGGCACCGTCCGTGCTCCGTACGTCCTGCGCTGCACCGAGGGCTTCACCGCGTCCCTGAAGGGCCAGAAGCGGACCTGGCTGCCGATGAACTCTTCGATGATCGCCACCGAGCCGCTGACCGGGGAACAGTGGGCGGGGATCGGCTGGGATGGCCGCGAGACCCTTGGTGACATGGCGCATGCCTACATGTACGCGCAGCGCACGGTCGACGGCCGGATCGCGCTTGGCGGCCGTGGGGTGCCGTACCGCTTCGGTTCCCGCACCGACAACGACGGCCGTACCCAGGAGGCCACGATCGAGGCGCTGCGGGAGATCCTGACCCGCTTCTTCCCGTCGCTGGCCGGGCTGCGGGTGGAGTACGCGTGGTCGGGTGTCCTCGGGGTCCCGCGTGACTGGTGCGCGACCGTGACCCTGGACCGTTCCACCGGGCTCGGGTGGGCGGGCGGCTACGTCGGCTCCGGCGTGGCTACCGCCAACCTGGCCGCCCGCACTCTGCGCGACCTGGTCCAACAAGACTCGGGGCAGGGCGGCCGGACCGAGCTGACCGACCTGCCGTGGGTGAACCACAAGGTGCGCAAGTGGGAGCCGGAACCCTGGCGCTGGCTGGGTGTACAGGGCCTGTACGCCACCTACCGCGCCGCGGACCAGCGTGAACGCCTCCGCCCCGGCATGGAGTCCTCCCGCCTGGCGCGTGCGGCCGACCGGGTTGCGGGACGGCACTGA
- a CDS encoding GNAT family N-acetyltransferase, which translates to MIRAATLADVPVIHTLIRELAEYEKAPEEARASEEQLREALFGERPAAFAHMAVDEESGEPVGFALWFLNFSTWRGVHGVYLEDLYVRPGARGGGHGRALLAELARICVERGYQRLEWSVLNWNRPAIGFYEALGARPQDEWTVYRLTDGALAELGGSAH; encoded by the coding sequence ATGATTCGTGCCGCGACCCTTGCCGACGTCCCCGTCATCCATACCCTGATCCGCGAGCTCGCCGAGTACGAGAAGGCCCCGGAGGAAGCCCGCGCGAGCGAGGAGCAACTGCGGGAGGCGCTGTTCGGGGAGCGGCCGGCCGCGTTCGCGCACATGGCGGTGGACGAGGAGAGCGGCGAACCGGTCGGTTTCGCGCTGTGGTTCCTCAACTTCTCCACCTGGCGCGGGGTCCACGGCGTCTACCTGGAGGACCTGTACGTCCGGCCCGGCGCGCGCGGCGGCGGCCACGGCCGGGCCCTGCTGGCCGAGCTGGCCCGCATCTGCGTGGAGCGGGGCTACCAGCGCCTGGAATGGTCGGTGCTGAACTGGAACCGGCCCGCGATCGGCTTCTACGAGGCGCTCGGCGCCCGGCCACAGGATGAGTGGACGGTGTATCGGCTCACCGACGGGGCGTTGGCGGAGCTGGGCGGTTCAGCCCACTGA
- a CDS encoding MFS transporter, producing the protein MSTGRTGDLGAAAGTTADGADPHRWWGLVVIALAQLMVVLDATIVNIALPSAQRALHMSDGNRQWVITAYTLAFGGLLLLGGRIADLVGRKRTFVVGLIGFAAASALGGTATTSGMLFGARALQGAFAAVLAPSALSLLTTTFTDPRERGRAFGIYGALAGSGSAIGFIVGGLLTEYLNWRWCLYVNVPIAALAVLGAFNLLHDRPGHDEVRLDVPGAVLGCGGLVAIVYGFSEAEPRGWTDPLVLALFATGVVLLVAFVWWQNRAPSPLLPLHIVRDRNRAGCFLTMMLAIIGMFGLFLFMTYYLQVILGYSPVKAGLGFLPLTIAIIIGSTQISARLLHHVAPRLLMVPGMLLAAAGLMLLTGMTVHSSYAGEILPALVLLGLGMGLTFMPVFATATAGVAPRDSGVTSATVNTSQQVGGSIGTALLNTIATTSSAAYITAHLRSPGAQKSAVVPAGVVHGYTVAIWWAAGVMLLAALTAGLMVTARAPKHGTQSGAPVPESVG; encoded by the coding sequence ATGAGTACCGGCCGAACGGGTGACCTCGGGGCAGCGGCCGGGACCACGGCGGACGGAGCCGATCCGCACCGCTGGTGGGGCCTGGTCGTGATCGCCCTCGCCCAGCTGATGGTCGTGCTGGACGCGACGATCGTGAACATCGCACTCCCCTCCGCCCAGCGCGCCCTCCACATGTCCGACGGCAACCGGCAATGGGTGATCACCGCCTACACCCTCGCCTTCGGCGGGCTGCTCCTGTTGGGCGGCCGGATCGCCGACCTCGTGGGTCGCAAGCGCACCTTCGTGGTCGGGCTCATCGGCTTCGCCGCCGCCTCCGCGCTCGGCGGCACGGCCACCACCTCCGGCATGCTCTTCGGCGCCCGTGCACTGCAGGGCGCCTTCGCCGCCGTCCTGGCGCCGTCGGCGCTGAGCCTGCTGACCACCACGTTCACCGACCCGCGCGAACGGGGCAGGGCCTTCGGCATCTACGGTGCCCTCGCCGGCAGCGGTTCGGCGATCGGCTTCATCGTCGGCGGTCTGCTCACCGAATACCTGAACTGGCGCTGGTGCCTGTACGTGAACGTGCCCATCGCCGCCCTCGCGGTCCTCGGCGCCTTCAACCTGCTGCACGACCGCCCCGGTCACGACGAGGTCCGTCTCGACGTTCCCGGCGCGGTGCTCGGCTGCGGCGGACTCGTGGCGATCGTGTACGGCTTCAGCGAAGCCGAGCCGCGCGGTTGGACCGACCCGCTGGTCCTGGCCCTGTTCGCGACCGGCGTGGTCCTGCTGGTCGCGTTCGTCTGGTGGCAGAACAGGGCTCCCAGCCCCCTCCTCCCGCTGCACATCGTCCGGGACCGCAACCGCGCCGGCTGCTTCCTGACGATGATGCTCGCGATCATCGGTATGTTCGGGCTCTTCCTGTTCATGACCTACTACCTGCAGGTCATCCTCGGCTACTCCCCGGTCAAGGCAGGTCTGGGCTTCCTGCCGCTGACCATCGCGATCATCATCGGCTCCACGCAGATCTCCGCCCGGCTGCTGCACCATGTGGCCCCGCGCCTGCTGATGGTCCCCGGCATGCTCCTCGCCGCCGCGGGCCTGATGCTCCTGACCGGGATGACGGTCCACTCCTCCTACGCCGGAGAGATCCTCCCCGCCCTGGTGCTGTTGGGCCTCGGCATGGGCCTGACCTTCATGCCGGTGTTCGCCACGGCCACCGCCGGGGTCGCCCCGCGCGACTCCGGGGTCACTTCCGCGACCGTCAACACCTCCCAGCAGGTGGGCGGCTCGATCGGCACGGCCCTGCTCAACACCATCGCCACCACCAGCAGCGCCGCGTACATCACGGCCCACCTGCGCAGCCCCGGCGCCCAGAAGTCGGCCGTGGTGCCGGCGGGCGTAGTGCACGGATACACGGTGGCCATCTGGTGGGCAGCCGGCGTGATGCTCCTCGCGGCCCTGACGGCGGGCCTGATGGTGACGGCCAGGGCACCCAAGCACGGAACACAGTCCGGTGCGCCAGTGCCGGAGTCAGTGGGCTGA
- a CDS encoding pentapeptide repeat-containing protein, whose translation MVRRATGGGPVSRARARAGVKGARRPEVRLPPLEPWPGGELEPDGDYDGLELRELDLSGQDGVGARFMDCALTGCAVEGTGLRRTRVLDSVLTGLRGVGTHLAESTFRDVELVDPRLGGTQMHGAVLERVVVRGGKIDYLNLREARLRDVVFESCVLVEPDFAGARLERVEFVGCAVKGADFGGATLTDVDLRGAASLEIVRGLDRLSGAVISTGQLFDLAPQLAAALGIRVED comes from the coding sequence ATGGTGAGGAGAGCTACGGGCGGCGGCCCGGTGAGCCGGGCAAGAGCCCGGGCGGGGGTGAAGGGCGCGCGGCGACCAGAGGTGCGGCTGCCGCCACTGGAGCCGTGGCCCGGGGGCGAGCTGGAGCCGGACGGTGACTACGACGGGCTGGAGCTGCGGGAGCTAGACCTGTCTGGGCAGGACGGCGTGGGTGCGCGGTTCATGGACTGCGCGCTGACGGGGTGCGCGGTGGAGGGCACGGGGCTGCGCCGGACCCGGGTGCTGGACTCGGTCCTGACCGGGCTGCGGGGTGTCGGCACACACCTCGCCGAGTCCACGTTCCGGGACGTCGAGCTGGTCGACCCGCGCCTGGGCGGCACCCAGATGCACGGCGCGGTACTGGAGAGGGTCGTGGTCCGCGGTGGCAAGATCGATTACCTCAACCTGCGCGAGGCCCGGCTCAGAGACGTCGTCTTCGAATCGTGCGTCCTGGTCGAGCCGGACTTCGCCGGCGCGCGCCTGGAGCGCGTGGAGTTCGTCGGCTGCGCCGTGAAGGGCGCCGACTTCGGCGGCGCGACGCTGACCGACGTGGACCTGCGCGGGGCGGCTTCGCTGGAGATCGTGCGAGGACTCGACCGGCTTTCCGGCGCGGTGATCAGCACCGGTCAGCTCTTCGATCTGGCCCCGCAGTTGGCGGCTGCGCTGGGCATCCGGGTGGAGGACTGA
- a CDS encoding M1 family metallopeptidase, with protein sequence MRPVPSAAVLLALTLTGTACDGGGHGTAGAPGVHDPYFPKAGNGGYDVAHYALTLDYTPATRHLTGTAVITARAKQDLSAFDLDLVGLHVDSVTVEGASARWNRTGQELTIRPHDDLAGGETFSTTVHYSGTPRTLTDPDGSEEGWLPTADGALGLGEPVGSMAWFPGNHHPGDKATYDITVSVPKGLQAVSNGELTGRHTHDGRTSYSWHTAQPMASYLATVAVGHYDITRTTGPHGLPIVTAVDPTQATASDKVLARIPEVLAWEESTFGPYPFSSAGAIVDRTDDAGYALETQNRPVFPGAPDIGTLVHELAHQWYGDSVTPLSWRDMWLNEGCATYAEWLWQEDHGGPSAQQTFEDLYDGDDAAVWAFPPAKPTSAAHISDSPVYERGAMVLQKIRQKVGDDTFYDILQGWAAARRHGSASTADFTSYVEHKAPDEDFGGIWKDWLYGDGKPDRP encoded by the coding sequence ATGCGCCCTGTGCCATCCGCGGCCGTGCTCCTCGCCCTGACACTGACTGGCACCGCGTGCGACGGCGGAGGGCATGGCACCGCGGGCGCCCCCGGCGTACACGATCCGTACTTCCCCAAGGCCGGCAACGGCGGCTACGACGTCGCTCACTACGCCCTCACCCTCGACTACACCCCCGCCACCCGTCACCTCACGGGCACGGCGGTCATCACCGCACGGGCCAAGCAGGACCTGTCCGCGTTCGACCTCGACCTCGTCGGACTCCACGTCGACTCGGTCACCGTCGAGGGTGCCAGCGCCCGCTGGAACCGCACCGGCCAGGAACTCACCATCCGCCCGCACGACGACCTCGCCGGGGGCGAGACCTTCAGCACGACCGTCCACTACTCGGGCACCCCGCGGACCCTCACCGACCCCGACGGCTCTGAGGAGGGCTGGCTGCCCACCGCCGACGGCGCGCTCGGACTCGGCGAACCGGTCGGCTCCATGGCCTGGTTCCCCGGCAACCACCACCCCGGCGACAAGGCCACCTACGACATCACCGTCAGCGTCCCGAAGGGCCTCCAGGCCGTCTCCAACGGAGAGCTGACCGGTCGGCACACCCACGACGGCCGGACGTCCTACTCCTGGCACACCGCCCAGCCCATGGCGAGCTACCTGGCCACGGTCGCCGTCGGCCACTACGACATCACCCGCACCACAGGCCCGCACGGCCTGCCCATCGTCACCGCCGTCGATCCCACGCAGGCCACGGCGAGCGACAAGGTGCTCGCCAGGATTCCCGAGGTTCTCGCATGGGAGGAGTCCACCTTCGGTCCGTACCCCTTCTCCTCCGCCGGCGCGATCGTCGACCGGACGGACGACGCCGGTTACGCCCTGGAGACCCAGAACCGGCCGGTCTTCCCCGGCGCCCCGGACATCGGCACCCTCGTGCACGAGCTCGCCCACCAGTGGTACGGCGACTCGGTCACGCCCCTGTCCTGGCGGGACATGTGGCTCAACGAGGGTTGTGCCACCTACGCCGAGTGGCTGTGGCAGGAGGACCACGGCGGACCGAGTGCGCAGCAGACCTTCGAGGACCTCTACGACGGCGACGACGCGGCCGTCTGGGCCTTCCCGCCCGCGAAGCCGACCAGCGCCGCGCACATCTCCGACAGTCCCGTCTACGAGCGCGGTGCAATGGTCCTGCAGAAGATCCGGCAGAAGGTCGGTGACGACACCTTCTACGACATCCTCCAGGGCTGGGCCGCCGCCCGCCGTCACGGCAGTGCGAGTACCGCCGACTTCACCTCGTACGTGGAGCACAAGGCTCCGGACGAGGACTTCGGCGGAATCTGGAAGGACTGGCTCTACGGGGACGGCAAGCCGGACCGCCCGTGA
- a CDS encoding M4 family metallopeptidase gives MVVLALQNGPANAAPASHPSGAAAVALNAPARAAAIKSAQQHADGAARTLGLGAKEKLVVQDVVEDADGTVHTRYERTYAGLPVLGGDLVTHVAKNGALKGVSKATKARISVPTTAAAVSPASARKAAVKAAGTAEASASTARKVVWAAGAKPVLAYESVVKGVQHDGTPSERHVITDATDGKELYSYEAIDTGTGTSQYSGKVTIGTTASASGGYDLIDSGRGGHTTYDLNGGTSGTGTLFHDADDIWGDGTVNNRQTAAVDAAYGAAVTWDFYKSAFNRNGIAGDGRAAYSRVHYGNAYVNAFWDDSCFCMTYGDGTNNTDPLTSLDVAGHEMSHGLTAATAGLKYSRESGGLNEATSDIFGTSVEFFANNPADPGDYLIGEKIDINGDGTPLRYMDKPSKDGNSADYWSRRVGHLNVHYSSGVANHFFYLLSEGSGAKTINGVSYNSPTYDGSTVTGIGRDKADQIWYKALTTYFTSSTDYAGARSGTLQAAADLYGSGSAEYKAVAAAWTAVNVN, from the coding sequence ATGGTCGTCCTCGCACTGCAGAACGGCCCGGCGAACGCCGCCCCCGCATCACACCCCTCCGGCGCCGCCGCGGTGGCGCTCAACGCTCCGGCCCGCGCCGCGGCCATCAAGTCGGCCCAGCAGCACGCCGACGGGGCGGCCCGCACACTCGGCCTCGGCGCCAAGGAGAAGCTGGTCGTCCAGGACGTGGTCGAGGACGCGGACGGTACCGTCCACACCCGCTACGAGCGCACCTACGCCGGTCTGCCCGTGCTCGGCGGCGACCTGGTCACCCACGTGGCGAAGAACGGTGCGCTCAAGGGCGTGAGCAAGGCGACCAAGGCCCGGATATCCGTACCGACCACCGCCGCTGCCGTCTCCCCGGCGAGCGCGAGGAAGGCGGCCGTCAAGGCCGCCGGCACCGCCGAGGCCAGCGCCTCGACCGCCCGCAAGGTCGTCTGGGCGGCCGGCGCCAAGCCGGTTCTCGCCTACGAGTCCGTCGTCAAGGGCGTCCAGCACGACGGCACCCCGAGCGAACGGCACGTCATCACCGACGCCACCGACGGCAAGGAGCTCTACTCCTACGAGGCCATCGACACCGGCACGGGCACCAGCCAGTACAGCGGCAAGGTCACCATCGGCACCACCGCATCCGCCTCCGGCGGCTACGACCTGATCGACTCAGGCCGCGGCGGCCACACGACGTACGACCTGAACGGCGGCACGAGCGGCACCGGCACCCTCTTCCACGACGCCGACGACATCTGGGGCGACGGCACCGTGAACAATCGTCAGACCGCGGCCGTCGACGCCGCCTACGGCGCCGCCGTGACCTGGGACTTCTACAAGTCCGCGTTCAACCGCAACGGCATCGCGGGCGACGGCAGGGCCGCCTACTCCCGCGTCCACTACGGCAACGCCTACGTCAACGCCTTCTGGGACGACAGCTGCTTCTGCATGACCTACGGCGACGGCACGAACAACACCGACCCGCTGACCTCGCTCGACGTCGCCGGCCACGAGATGAGCCACGGCCTGACCGCGGCCACCGCCGGGCTCAAGTACAGCCGTGAGTCCGGCGGTCTGAACGAGGCGACCTCCGACATCTTCGGCACCTCGGTGGAGTTCTTCGCCAACAACCCCGCTGATCCGGGTGACTACCTGATCGGTGAGAAGATCGACATCAACGGCGACGGCACTCCGCTGCGCTACATGGACAAGCCCAGCAAGGACGGCAACTCCGCCGACTACTGGTCGCGCAGGGTCGGTCACCTCAACGTGCACTACTCGTCCGGTGTCGCCAACCACTTCTTCTACCTGCTGTCCGAAGGCAGCGGCGCGAAGACGATCAACGGGGTCTCCTACAACTCCCCGACCTACGACGGTTCCACGGTCACCGGCATCGGCCGGGACAAGGCCGACCAGATTTGGTACAAGGCCCTGACCACGTACTTCACCTCCTCCACCGACTACGCGGGCGCCCGATCCGGCACCCTGCAGGCCGCGGCCGACCTGTACGGCTCGGGCAGCGCGGAGTACAAGGCTGTGGCGGCGGCCTGGACGGCGGTCAACGTCAACTAG
- a CDS encoding NUDIX domain-containing protein: MILQPLSAPQEVPARLLSELTALYASNSELHGLGNGFPNPDGIRPEQVAKVLPDELAVPDSEVLLARTEDGRLVGLSVTLAHHPDPADPDPWIGLLMVHAAEHGEHGKEYGRTFAELVENRFRTRGRTAIRLAVLDDDPEGLSFWNALGYAVIGHDQALGLPRTVLRKSLRTPRRAARIAVVAPDGAVLLFRYDNVEVGVHWALPGGGLEPGEGPREGARRELAEETGWTDLEPGPLLHTWEHDFTHSGIPVRQHERIYVSRGPRRDPAGPHLAAAHAADAILTWRWWSRRELAEEAEPVWPPGLARLLDEWED, translated from the coding sequence GTGATCCTGCAGCCCCTTTCCGCCCCCCAGGAAGTCCCGGCCCGGCTCCTGAGCGAACTCACCGCGCTGTACGCGTCCAACAGCGAGTTGCACGGGCTCGGGAACGGCTTCCCCAACCCTGACGGCATCCGCCCGGAGCAGGTGGCGAAGGTGCTGCCCGACGAGCTCGCCGTGCCGGACTCCGAAGTGCTGCTGGCCCGTACCGAAGACGGACGGCTCGTCGGGCTCTCCGTCACACTGGCCCACCACCCGGACCCCGCCGACCCGGACCCCTGGATCGGGCTGCTCATGGTGCACGCGGCCGAGCACGGCGAGCACGGGAAGGAGTACGGCCGCACCTTCGCGGAACTCGTCGAGAACCGATTCCGCACTCGGGGCCGCACCGCCATACGGCTCGCCGTGCTCGACGACGACCCCGAGGGCCTGTCCTTCTGGAACGCCCTGGGTTACGCGGTGATCGGCCACGACCAGGCCCTCGGCCTGCCCCGCACCGTACTGCGCAAGTCCCTGCGCACACCCCGGCGGGCGGCCCGGATCGCCGTCGTGGCACCGGACGGGGCGGTGCTGCTGTTCCGGTACGACAACGTCGAGGTCGGTGTGCACTGGGCGCTGCCCGGCGGGGGGCTGGAACCGGGCGAGGGGCCGCGCGAGGGTGCCCGGCGTGAGCTGGCCGAGGAGACCGGCTGGACCGACCTGGAACCGGGTCCCCTGCTGCACACCTGGGAACACGACTTCACCCACTCGGGAATCCCCGTACGCCAGCACGAGCGCATCTACGTCAGCCGCGGTCCTCGTCGGGATCCGGCCGGACCCCACCTCGCCGCCGCGCACGCCGCCGACGCCATCCTGACCTGGCGTTGGTGGAGCAGACGCGAACTGGCCGAGGAGGCGGAACCGGTGTGGCCGCCGGGGCTCGCCCGACTGCTGGACGAGTGGGAGGACTGA
- a CDS encoding TerD family protein, which yields MAVSLSKGGNVSLTKEAPGLNAVTVGLGWDVRTTTGTDFDLDASAIAVNAQGKVHSDAHFVFFNNKQTPDNTIVHTGDNRTGEGAGDDEAINVNLAGLPAEIDKIVFPVSIYDAENRGQNFGQVRNAYIRIVNQAGGAEIARYDLSEDAATETAMVFGELYRNGAEWKFRAVGQGYASGLVGIAQDFGVNV from the coding sequence ATGGCTGTAAGCCTGTCCAAGGGTGGCAACGTCTCGCTCACCAAGGAGGCTCCGGGCCTGAACGCCGTCACCGTGGGCCTCGGCTGGGACGTCCGCACCACCACCGGCACGGACTTCGACCTCGACGCCTCCGCCATCGCGGTCAACGCGCAGGGCAAGGTCCACTCGGACGCCCACTTCGTCTTCTTCAACAACAAGCAGACGCCGGACAACACCATCGTCCACACCGGCGACAACCGCACCGGTGAGGGCGCCGGCGACGACGAGGCGATCAACGTCAACCTCGCCGGGCTCCCGGCAGAGATCGACAAGATCGTCTTCCCTGTCTCCATCTACGACGCCGAGAACCGCGGCCAGAACTTCGGCCAGGTCCGCAACGCGTACATCCGCATCGTCAACCAGGCCGGCGGCGCCGAGATCGCCCGCTACGACCTGTCCGAGGACGCGGCCACCGAGACCGCCATGGTCTTCGGCGAGCTGTACCGCAACGGTGCGGAGTGGAAGTTCCGTGCGGTGGGCCAGGGTTACGCCTCAGGTCTGGTGGGCATCGCCCAGGACTTCGGCGTCAACGTCTGA
- the arfB gene encoding alternative ribosome rescue aminoacyl-tRNA hydrolase ArfB codes for MSGPYVIRGSVSLPEAELMWRFSRSSGPGGQHVNTSDSQVELRFDLANTEALPPVWKERALQRLAGRLVGGVVSVRASEHRSQWRNREAAAVRLAALLAEVTAPPPKPRKPSRIPRGINERRLREKKHRAETKRGRSRRDWG; via the coding sequence ATGTCCGGTCCCTACGTCATCCGCGGCTCTGTCTCCCTTCCCGAGGCCGAGTTGATGTGGCGTTTCTCCAGGTCGTCCGGGCCCGGAGGTCAGCACGTCAACACCAGCGACTCCCAGGTGGAGTTGCGATTCGACCTGGCGAACACCGAGGCCCTTCCCCCGGTGTGGAAGGAGCGCGCGCTGCAGCGGCTGGCCGGGCGGCTGGTCGGCGGAGTCGTCAGCGTCCGGGCATCCGAGCACCGTTCTCAGTGGCGCAACCGTGAGGCCGCCGCCGTACGCCTCGCCGCCCTGCTGGCGGAGGTCACCGCGCCGCCACCCAAGCCCCGCAAGCCGTCCCGGATTCCGCGCGGCATCAACGAACGCCGGTTGCGGGAGAAGAAGCACCGTGCGGAGACGAAGCGGGGCCGCTCACGGCGGGACTGGGGATGA